The Streptomyces sp. HUAS CB01 genome has a segment encoding these proteins:
- a CDS encoding 16S rRNA (uracil(1498)-N(3))-methyltransferase produces the protein MTAPVFLVESVRTGTVTLDGPEGRHAVSVRRLRVGEEIVLTDGRGTGGYGTVAAVDGKDRLDVTVTELREEPEPTPRITVVQALPKGDRGEVAVETMTETGVDVIVPWGAARCITQWKGDRGAKSLAKWRSTAREAGKQSRRLRFPEVAEAATTKQVARLLAEADLAVVLHEEGAEPLATARLPASGDIVLVVGPEGGVSPEELAAFAEAGARPCRLGRSVLRTSTAGTAASALLLGRTGRWS, from the coding sequence GTGACCGCCCCCGTCTTCCTGGTCGAGAGCGTCCGCACCGGCACCGTCACCCTGGACGGGCCCGAGGGCCGGCACGCCGTCTCCGTACGCCGTCTGCGCGTGGGCGAGGAGATCGTCCTCACCGACGGCCGGGGCACCGGCGGCTACGGCACCGTCGCCGCCGTCGACGGCAAGGACCGCCTCGACGTCACCGTCACCGAGCTGCGCGAGGAGCCGGAGCCCACGCCCCGGATCACGGTCGTCCAGGCCCTGCCCAAGGGCGACCGCGGTGAGGTCGCCGTCGAGACCATGACCGAGACCGGTGTGGACGTGATCGTGCCGTGGGGGGCCGCCCGCTGCATCACGCAGTGGAAGGGCGACCGCGGCGCCAAGTCGCTCGCCAAGTGGCGTTCCACGGCCCGTGAGGCGGGCAAGCAGTCGCGCCGGCTCCGTTTCCCCGAGGTCGCCGAAGCCGCCACGACCAAGCAGGTCGCACGCCTGCTCGCCGAGGCGGACCTCGCGGTCGTGCTGCACGAGGAGGGCGCGGAACCGCTCGCCACAGCGCGGCTGCCGGCGTCCGGGGACATCGTGCTCGTCGTGGGACCCGAAGGGGGCGTCTCCCCCGAGGAGTTGGCCGCGTTCGCCGAAGCGGGCGCCAGGCCCTGCCGCCTGGGCAGGAGCGTCCTGCGGACCTCCACCGCGGGCACGGCGGCGTCCGCCCTGCTGCTGGGCCGTACCGGGCGCTGGTCCTGA
- a CDS encoding ribonuclease Z → MSVRELVVLGTASQVPTRHRNHNGYLLRWDGEGILFDPGEGTQRQMLRAGVAAHDINRVCVTHFHGDHSLGLAGVIQRINLDQVPHPVTAHYPASGQRFFERLRYATAYRETVRLAEAPVTAGGILAETPSYTLEARRLDHPVESFGYRLTEPDGRRMLPERLAAHGIKGPDVGRIQREGALGGVVLEDVSEVRRGQRFAFVMDTRLCDGAQELAEGCDMLVIESTFLDEDVALATDHGHLTAGQAARVARDAGVRHLVLTHFSQRYSEPDEFERQARAAGFEGELSVAQDLVRVPVPKREA, encoded by the coding sequence TTGTCCGTACGCGAACTGGTCGTGCTCGGCACGGCCAGCCAGGTTCCCACGCGGCACCGCAACCACAACGGCTATCTGCTGCGCTGGGACGGCGAGGGCATCCTGTTCGACCCGGGCGAGGGTACCCAGCGGCAGATGCTGAGGGCCGGGGTCGCCGCGCACGACATCAACCGGGTCTGCGTCACCCACTTCCACGGTGACCACTCACTCGGCCTCGCCGGGGTGATCCAGCGCATCAACCTCGACCAGGTGCCGCACCCGGTCACCGCCCACTACCCGGCGAGCGGGCAGCGCTTCTTCGAACGGCTCCGGTACGCGACGGCCTACCGCGAGACGGTCCGGCTCGCGGAGGCGCCGGTCACCGCCGGCGGCATCCTGGCCGAGACGCCCTCGTACACGCTGGAGGCACGCCGTCTCGACCATCCCGTCGAGTCCTTCGGCTACCGGCTGACGGAGCCCGACGGGCGCCGCATGCTGCCCGAGCGCCTTGCCGCGCACGGCATCAAGGGGCCCGACGTGGGCCGCATCCAGCGGGAGGGCGCCCTCGGCGGTGTCGTGCTGGAGGACGTCAGCGAGGTGCGGCGCGGTCAGCGGTTCGCGTTCGTCATGGACACCCGGCTCTGCGACGGGGCACAGGAGCTGGCCGAGGGCTGCGACATGCTGGTGATCGAGTCGACGTTCCTCGACGAGGACGTCGCGCTGGCCACGGACCACGGTCACCTCACGGCGGGACAGGCGGCCCGTGTGGCGCGCGATGCGGGCGTACGGCACCTGGTGCTGACACACTTCTCGCAGCGCTACAGCGAACCCGACGAGTTCGAGCGGCAGGCCCGTGCCGCCGGCTTCGAGGGCGAGCTGTCCGTGGCCCAGGACCTCGTACGGGTCCCGGTCCCCAAACGCGAAGCCTGA
- a CDS encoding nitronate monooxygenase, translating to MSSALTDLCRYPIVQAPMAGGASCPELAAAVSEAGGLGFLAAGYKTADGMYQEIKQLRGLTGRPFGVNLFMPQPAYADAAAVDVYRHQLAGEADWYDTPLGDPDSGRDDGYEAKLAILRDDPVPLVSFTFGCPTPAAVTQLKRAGTLTVVTVTTPEEALAAQNAGADALCVQGVEAGGHQGTHRDDPAHDGGGTGLLALIALIRETVPLPMVAAGGIMRGGQVAAVLAAGADAAQLGTAFLVCPESGAHVLHKQAMTSPLFNRTELTRAFSGRPARGLVNRFMSEHGPYAPAAYPEVHHLTSGLRKAAAKAGDPQAMALWAGQGHRLARDLPAGRLVEVLAAETAAAGSALALRNPA from the coding sequence ATGTCCTCCGCGCTGACCGATCTCTGCCGTTACCCGATCGTGCAGGCCCCCATGGCGGGTGGCGCTTCCTGTCCGGAACTCGCCGCGGCCGTGTCCGAGGCCGGCGGGCTCGGGTTCCTCGCCGCCGGGTACAAGACCGCGGACGGGATGTACCAGGAGATCAAACAGCTCCGCGGTCTCACCGGGCGCCCCTTCGGCGTGAACCTCTTCATGCCGCAGCCCGCCTACGCCGACGCCGCGGCGGTCGACGTCTACCGGCACCAGCTCGCCGGCGAGGCCGACTGGTACGACACGCCGCTCGGGGACCCCGACTCCGGCCGGGACGACGGATACGAGGCCAAGCTGGCCATCCTCCGGGACGACCCCGTCCCGCTGGTGTCCTTCACCTTCGGCTGCCCCACCCCCGCCGCCGTCACCCAGCTGAAGCGCGCCGGGACGCTCACGGTCGTCACCGTCACCACGCCCGAGGAGGCGCTGGCCGCCCAGAACGCGGGCGCCGACGCCCTCTGCGTGCAGGGCGTCGAGGCCGGCGGCCACCAGGGCACGCACCGCGACGACCCCGCCCACGACGGCGGCGGCACCGGCCTCCTCGCGCTGATCGCGCTGATCCGCGAGACCGTACCCCTGCCGATGGTCGCGGCCGGCGGCATCATGCGCGGCGGCCAGGTCGCCGCCGTCCTGGCCGCCGGGGCCGACGCCGCCCAGCTCGGCACCGCCTTCCTCGTCTGCCCGGAGTCCGGCGCGCACGTGCTGCACAAGCAGGCCATGACCAGTCCGCTGTTCAACAGGACCGAGCTGACGCGGGCGTTCTCGGGCCGTCCCGCCCGCGGCCTCGTCAACCGCTTCATGAGCGAGCACGGGCCGTACGCCCCCGCCGCCTACCCCGAGGTGCACCACCTCACCTCCGGGCTGCGCAAGGCCGCCGCCAAGGCCGGCGATCCGCAGGCCATGGCCCTCTGGGCCGGCCAGGGCCACCGCCTGGCCCGCGACCTCCCCGCCGGCCGGCTCGTCGAGGTCCTCGCCGCCGAGACGGCCGCGGCCGGCTCCGCCCTCGCACTCCGGAACCCCGCGTGA
- a CDS encoding histidine triad nucleotide-binding protein → MAGEPQADCLFCKIVAGEVPATVVRETETTVAFRDINPQAPTHVLVIPKVHYPDAATLAAAEPGIAADILREAAEVAATDKVDGSGFRIVFNTGAGAGQTVFHTHAHVLGGRGLEWPPG, encoded by the coding sequence ATGGCGGGAGAACCGCAAGCCGACTGCCTGTTCTGCAAGATCGTGGCGGGGGAGGTGCCGGCCACCGTCGTCCGCGAGACGGAGACGACCGTCGCCTTCCGGGACATCAACCCGCAGGCACCGACGCACGTGCTGGTGATCCCCAAGGTCCACTACCCGGACGCCGCCACCCTCGCCGCGGCCGAGCCGGGCATCGCCGCCGACATACTGCGCGAGGCCGCCGAGGTCGCCGCGACGGACAAGGTCGACGGCTCCGGCTTCCGTATCGTCTTCAACACCGGCGCCGGTGCCGGCCAGACCGTGTTCCACACGCACGCCCACGTCCTCGGCGGCCGCGGGCTGGAATGGCCGCCCGGGTAG
- a CDS encoding adenosine deaminase, which yields MSLIPKAELHLHIEGTLEPGLAFALAERNGVDLPYADTDALRRAYLFSDLQSFLDLYYGLMAVLHTADDFTELADAYLARAAAQGVRHAEIFFDPQAHTERGVPIGTVVEGLAHALDRAEERHGVSTRLIMCFLRDRSAESAMETLDAAKPYLHHITGVGLDSAEVGHPPSKFREVYAAAESLGLRKVAHAGEEGPPAYVREALDVLGVERIDHGLRSMEDPELVERLAREQVPLTLCPLSNVRLRAVDTLEDHPLRAMMDAGLLVTVNSDDPAYFGGYVGDTFHAVREALGLTQEQLRGLARNSFRAAFLDHDEERRERCLAEVAGYDFDRE from the coding sequence ATGTCACTGATCCCCAAGGCCGAACTGCACCTGCACATCGAGGGCACCCTCGAACCCGGGCTCGCCTTCGCCCTGGCCGAACGCAACGGCGTCGACCTGCCGTACGCCGACACCGACGCGCTGCGCAGGGCCTACCTCTTCAGCGACCTGCAGTCCTTCCTGGACCTGTACTACGGGCTGATGGCCGTCCTGCACACCGCGGACGACTTCACGGAGCTCGCCGACGCGTATCTGGCGCGGGCCGCGGCCCAGGGGGTGCGGCACGCCGAGATCTTCTTCGACCCGCAGGCCCACACGGAGCGCGGGGTGCCGATCGGCACGGTCGTCGAGGGCCTCGCGCACGCGCTGGACCGCGCCGAGGAGCGGCACGGCGTCTCCACCCGGCTGATCATGTGCTTCCTGCGCGACCGGTCGGCGGAGTCCGCGATGGAGACGCTCGACGCCGCGAAGCCCTATCTGCACCACATCACCGGTGTCGGTCTCGACTCGGCCGAAGTGGGGCACCCGCCGTCGAAGTTCCGCGAGGTGTACGCGGCCGCCGAGTCCCTCGGCCTGCGGAAGGTCGCCCACGCCGGGGAGGAGGGGCCGCCCGCGTACGTGCGCGAGGCGCTGGACGTCCTCGGCGTCGAACGGATCGACCACGGACTGCGGTCGATGGAGGATCCCGAGCTGGTCGAACGGCTGGCCCGCGAGCAGGTCCCGCTCACGCTCTGCCCGCTCTCGAACGTCCGCCTGCGCGCCGTCGACACCCTGGAGGACCACCCGCTGCGGGCCATGATGGACGCCGGCCTGCTGGTCACCGTGAACTCCGACGACCCCGCCTACTTCGGCGGCTACGTCGGCGACACCTTCCACGCGGTGCGCGAGGCGCTCGGGCTGACCCAGGAGCAGCTGCGGGGACTGGCCCGGAACTCCTTCCGCGCCGCCTTCCTGGACCACGACGAGGAGCGCCGCGAACGCTGTCTCGCGGAGGTCGCCGGCTACGACTTCGACCGGGAGTGA